One region of Zingiber officinale cultivar Zhangliang chromosome 7B, Zo_v1.1, whole genome shotgun sequence genomic DNA includes:
- the LOC122004294 gene encoding uncharacterized protein LOC122004294 gives MPPRIRAVPTFHRRSSSGGGQSGEMQDGRLGDVTSKWWSELIPRAPRIEDMAGRRNNNNGELGGQNNQFLEGLTALLHEQNRIHGEQIQQILQAREQGSTPRRSTPSTQPVYKQFRELGPTEFKGTTDPIAAEGWIRSLETIFDFMQLTDADKVRCAIFMLRDDARVWWEGARLTVDLTILTWADFKEVFYGKYFTVDNRTRLAREFLELRQGDMTVAEYVRRFERGRYFVPMITSQPVEELKHFTEGLRPAIRHDIRLSRVTTFREAVNQALMSERDRNDMVKEAQNKRLSYQGRDQQEPGKKRSVPGQNPGKQSFKQAQSRQQIQKTQAAEGTGGRAENKVRCSKCEKIHAGQCLTGTDACYMCKKSGHFARECPLLKEPTKGRVFAMTQEQVDLDTAIITGMIYIANIPARVLIDSGATHSFISEAYLTKLGIIPERMVAEYSVSLPSGEELHSNRMVKNCQMMMQDHMTHDAYISGEDVSPGTMEGLQAE, from the exons ATGCCGCCTCGAATTCGCGCGGTCCCGACCTTCCATCGAAGATCAAGTTCCGGTGGAGGACAAAGTGGAGAAATGCAGGACGGAcggctcggcgatgttacatcgaaATGGTGGAGCGAGCTAATTCCGCGCGCCCCCAGAATCGAG GATATGGCTGGTAGAAGGAACAACAATAACGGAGAGTTGGGCGGTCAGAACAACCAGTTTCTAGAAGGACTTACTGCACTTCTACATGAGCAGAACCGCATTCATGGGGAACAGATTCAACAAATATTGCAGGCTAGGGAGCAGGGAAGCACCCCCAGACGTTCTACACCTAGTACGCAACCGGTCTACAAGCAGTTTCGGGAGCTTGGACCGACGGAGTTTAAAGGCACCACAGACCCAATCGCTGCAGAGGGATGGATTCGGTCTCTGGAAACGATATTTGATTTCATGCAGCTCACAGATGCGGACAAGGTCAGGTGTGCGATATTCATGCTCCGGGATGATGCTCGGGTATGGTGGGAGGGTGCGCGGCTGACTGTGGATCTGACTATTTTGACGTGGGCTGATTTTAAGGAGGTATTCTATGGGAAGTATTTCACAGTTGACAACCGGACACGACTGGCACGGGAATTCTTGGAGCTTCGTCAGGGAGATATGACGGTGGCAGAGTATGTCAGGAGGTTCGAGAGAGGACGCTATTTCGTACCTATGATTACCAGCCAACCAGTCGAAGAATTGAAGCACTTCACCGAAGGGTTGAGGCCGGCTATTCGCCATGACATCAGGTTGAGTCGGGTCACCACATTTAGAGAGGCAGTTAACCAAGCACTGATGTCCGAAAGAGACAGAAATGACATGGTCAAGGAAGCTCAGAACAAGAGATTGAGTTATCAAGGACGGGATCAGCAGGAGCCGGGAAAGAAGAGGTCAGTTCCGGGTCAGAATCCAGGAAAGCAGTCGTTTAAGCAGGCGCAGTCGCGGCAGCAAATTCAGAAGACACAAGCAGCTGAAGGCACTGGTGGCAGGGCTGAAAACAAGGTTCGCTGTTCCAAATGCGAGAAGATTCACGCTGGGCAGTGTTTGACGGGTACAGACGCTTGCTATATGTGTAAGAAGTCAGGACACTTCGCTAGAGAATGTCCACTGCTCAAGGAGCCAACCAAGGGGAGAGTATTTGCGATGACTCAAGAGCAGGTGGACCTGGACACAGCTATTATCACAGGTATGATTTATATCGCCAATATTCCAGCCCGTGTATTAATAGATTCCGGAGCTACACATTCCTTTATATCTGAGGCTTACCTCACAAAACTGGGCATTATACCTGAACGAATGGTTGCGGAATATAGTGTTTCATTACCGTCAGGGGAGGAATTGCATAGCAACAGGATGGTAAAGAACTGTCAGATGATGATGCAAGATCATATG actcatgatgcctacattTCAGGTGAGGATGTGTCTCCAGGCACCATGGAGGGTCTACAGGCGGAGTAG